The following proteins are encoded in a genomic region of Thermothielavioides terrestris NRRL 8126 chromosome 5, complete sequence:
- a CDS encoding 60S ribosomal protein L23: protein MAKISRGAPGGKLKMTLGLPVGAIMNCADNSGARNLYIISVKGVGARLNRLPAGGVGDMVMATVKKGKPELRKKVHPAVIVRQAKPWKRFDGVFLYFEDNAGVIVNPKGEMKGSAITGPVGKEAAELWPRIASNSGVVM, encoded by the exons ATGGCCAAGATCTC GCGAGGTGCCCCTGGTGGCAAGCTCAAGATGACCCTGGGTCTCCCAGT TGGTGCCATCATGAACTGCGCGGACAACTCCGGCGCGCGGAACCTCTACATCATCTCCGTCAAGGGTGTCGGCGCCCGCCTCAACAGGCTGCCCGCTGGCGGTGTCGGTGACATGGTGATGGCCACAGTCAAGAAGGGAAAGCCCGAGCTCCGGAAGAAGGTCCACCCCGCCGTCATCGTCCGCCAGGCCAAGCCGTGGAAGCGCTTCGACGGCGTCTTCCTCTACTTCGAGGACAACGCTGGTGTG ATCGTCAACCCCAAGGGTGAGATGAAGGGCTCCGCCATCACCGGCCCCGTCGGgaaggaggccgccgagctctGGCCCCGTATTGCCAGCAACTCGGGTGTCGTGATGTAA